The DNA sequence ACTCCATCGCGGGCGCCGCTTTCTTGCCGTACCCGGAGCGCCCTTGGCACGTCGCGGACGATGATTATCCTCGTCCGCATCCGCGCGCGACCTCTCCGATCCCACACCGCCGGGACGTTGTTCACGTACTAAGGCGCTTCGGCTGCGCATCACGTCCTTAGTACGTCGTGCATTCTCATTGTGAGATCGTGCGCGATCCGAACGAATTTTCCGCGGAAAAAATGCGTCGAGCGCCAATCGCAGTCTGGCCCGCCGAGGTCGGGTCCGGGTAAAACACGTGCGTGACATTCCGTCTCGGGGAAGACGGAGAAATACGTTGGGGAGGAATCTGGCCTTGTTCGAGACGAACGTCGGGGGATCGGTGCGCAAAGCGGCCGAGGTGGAAAAGAGGGGAACCGGAAGCAAGGTTCTGACGATGGCGGCGAGCGGCGCGCTCGCCGTTGCGCTGTCGTGGACCTCGCAGGCCGCGGCTTCGCAGGACGGAGCGGGCGCAGTGGCGGCCGATGCGCCGGCGGCGGTGGCTGCGCTGCGCGATGCAGCCGGCGTGGCCGATGCGGCACGCGATCTGCAGCCTGGGCAGCTCCTGCGTCTGGAAGGCATCGAGCTGGATGGCGAGGCCGGCATCACCGGTGCCGATCTCGAAGCGTTCGAGGTCACCACTGGCGACACGCAGTTCGTCGTCGAAGGCCCGGACGGGCCGCGCAAGGTCCACATGAAGCGGCCGGTGTATCTGCGCGGCGCGCTCGACAGCCATCCGGGCTCGGTGGCGGTGCTGAGCGTGCACGAGGACGGCGAGATTCGAGGCATCGTCTCCGCGTCCGGCAACACCTGGCTGATGCAGGCAGGCTCGGGCGAGGGCGGGGCGGCCGGCGGCGAGCGCCGCATCCGCACCTCCAAAGTCGACCCCAGCACGAAATCGCGAAAGTTCGACTGTGAAGCCGGCGAGAAGCATCAGGAGATCGACGGCATGGATGCCGCCGCCGACGCAGCGGCCGGCGGTGCAACCGGCGCCGAGATCGCGGCGCTGCCTCTCGCCTACACGGCCCAGGTCGCCGTCGAGCTGGACTACGAGTACTACGTGCAGCTCGGCTCCAGCGTCACCAACGCGGTCCGCTATGCGAGCGACCTGCTCGCATTCACCAGCTCCATCTCGCTGGCCGAGCTGGGGATGAACATCAAGATTCCGTTCATCCGCGTCTGGACCGTGGAGAACGATCCTTATTCGGGTCTGAGCAACTCCGACCGCCTCGCGCAGGTGCGCGCGTGGTGGAACAGCAACGATCCCACGCACTGCGCAGGACAGGCGTGCACGACGATCAAGCGCGCGACCACGCTGTACCTGAGCTCGGCCCGCACCAACGGCGGCGTCGCCTACATCAGCGCGCTGTGCGATGCGTACCGCACTCCCGGCAGCAGCTACGGCTATGCCGTGGTCGGCAGCATCAGCGGCTCCTTCAACATCGCCGATCCGCGCGTGGTGTGGGACATCGTCGGCACCAGCCACGAGCTGGGGCACAACTTCGGATCGCAGCACACGCACTGCTACCAGCCGGCCGTCGACACCTGCTGGTCGATCAGCGGCTCGAGCACGTGCTATGAAGGTCCGACCTCGCTGCCCGCGGGCTGCCCTGGCGGCGGCAGCGGCTGCGGCACCATCATGAGCTACTGCCACCTGCTCACCGGCGGGATGTCGAACCTGACGCTGACCTACGGCGCCGGCCATCCCTACGGAACGCTGCCGCAGCGCGTGCCCTCGGCGATGATCAACTACATCGCATCCGAGTACGCGCAGACGCCCGGCTGCTTCACGACCAGCTCGGCGGCAGCGGCGCCCACGCCGCCTTCGGACCTGAGCGCGACGGCGCTGTCGAGCTCGCAGATCAAGCTGCTGTGGAGCGATCGCAGCAGCGACGAGCAGGGCTTCCGCATCAGCCGCCGTACCGACATCGACACGACGTGGAAGGACATCGCCACCGTCGGCGCCGGCGCGACCACCTACACGAACGCGGGGCTGGCGGCCGGCACGCGCTACTACTACCGCGTGCGCGCGTTCAACTCGTATGGAGACTCGGTCAACTCGACCAGCGCCAGCGCCGTCACCTCGGGCGGCACGCTGCCGGCGACGCCGACGGCCCTGACCGCCGCGCCGATGTCGTCGACCTCGGCGTTGCTGAACTGGAACGACAACAGCAACAACGAGACCGGCTTCGAGATCCGGCGCAAGGCTCCCGGCGGCGTCTTCAAGAAGATCGGCACGGTGGGAGCGAACGTGGAAAGCTTCACGGACACGGGCCTGAGGTCGAAAACGCAGTACTCCTACCGCGTGCGCGCCTTCAACCAGCTCGGGCGCTCGAAGATCTCCAACACCGTCACCATCACCACTCCGTGAAGAAGGGGGTCCGGCGCTGAGATGTCGCTTGCGACATTTCGGTGCCGGACCCGGTCCTCTACAGAACCTGCAGGAGGATCCGCACCGCCAGGCCGAGGCAGACGAGCTGGCCCAGCGTGTAGGCGAGGAACCGCCACGGCTGCACGCCGTTAATGAAGAAGAACGTGTGCGCGTAGCGCGCCGCCACGAACGTTCCGAAATACCAGCCCGCTCCGTCCGGTGACGCTTCCACGAGCACGAACACGAGCGCGAGGAAGAGGAAGATCGGGATGTTCTCGAGGTCGTTGCGCCAGACGGCGTTGAGCCGCTGGACTGCCGGCAGGTCCTCGCCGCTGGCGCCGCCGAAGAACTTTGCGTCCTCCGCATGCACGAACTGCCGCCGTCCCATGCGGTGGTAGCCTTGCAGCGTCGAGTTCAGGACCATCTTGAAGAACAGCAGCACGGTGGTCACCGCGTAGGCGCGCATGGCTGGGTTCATGGTCGAAACCTCCCTCAGGGATGCG is a window from the Candidatus Limnocylindrales bacterium genome containing:
- a CDS encoding fibronectin type III domain-containing protein — its product is MFETNVGGSVRKAAEVEKRGTGSKVLTMAASGALAVALSWTSQAAASQDGAGAVAADAPAAVAALRDAAGVADAARDLQPGQLLRLEGIELDGEAGITGADLEAFEVTTGDTQFVVEGPDGPRKVHMKRPVYLRGALDSHPGSVAVLSVHEDGEIRGIVSASGNTWLMQAGSGEGGAAGGERRIRTSKVDPSTKSRKFDCEAGEKHQEIDGMDAAADAAAGGATGAEIAALPLAYTAQVAVELDYEYYVQLGSSVTNAVRYASDLLAFTSSISLAELGMNIKIPFIRVWTVENDPYSGLSNSDRLAQVRAWWNSNDPTHCAGQACTTIKRATTLYLSSARTNGGVAYISALCDAYRTPGSSYGYAVVGSISGSFNIADPRVVWDIVGTSHELGHNFGSQHTHCYQPAVDTCWSISGSSTCYEGPTSLPAGCPGGGSGCGTIMSYCHLLTGGMSNLTLTYGAGHPYGTLPQRVPSAMINYIASEYAQTPGCFTTSSAAAAPTPPSDLSATALSSSQIKLLWSDRSSDEQGFRISRRTDIDTTWKDIATVGAGATTYTNAGLAAGTRYYYRVRAFNSYGDSVNSTSASAVTSGGTLPATPTALTAAPMSSTSALLNWNDNSNNETGFEIRRKAPGGVFKKIGTVGANVESFTDTGLRSKTQYSYRVRAFNQLGRSKISNTVTITTP
- a CDS encoding MAPEG family protein; the encoded protein is MNPAMRAYAVTTVLLFFKMVLNSTLQGYHRMGRRQFVHAEDAKFFGGASGEDLPAVQRLNAVWRNDLENIPIFLFLALVFVLVEASPDGAGWYFGTFVAARYAHTFFFINGVQPWRFLAYTLGQLVCLGLAVRILLQVL